The genomic DNA CATCTCGTGCGCCGCCCCACCGGCCATCTCACCGACGCTGATCATCGCCTTGCCGCGCACGATCTCGGCCTGCGCGTTGTGCAGGCGGCGGTTGGCGTCGGCCAACTGCTCGGCGAGCGTGCGGGCCTCTTCGCGAATCTGAGCGGTGCGGAGCGCGAGGCTCCAGCCACCGGCGATCGCGGTGATTTCCTGAACTTGCGTGGATAGTCGTTGGGCTTCGCCCACGCCAGCGCCCCACACCACGCCGCCGACGCATTGGTTGTCGGCGCCTAGGCAGATCCAGAATCGATCGCTGCCGGGCAGGCGCGGCGAGACGGCTTCGGTGAGCCAGTCGAGCTGCTTCGGGGCGGCCATTACCGGGCCGTCGCCGGGGTCGGGATGCGTAGGCCGGGGGCCGGTGCAGTCGATGAACGTCGTATCGAAGACCTGCCCATCGGCGTTCAGCAGCAGCGTCTCGGCGAAGGCCTGAGTCGGGGGCAGCGAGAAGACGCCGACGCACGACAGGCCGAGCACCTCGACGGCGATCTGGCCGATCGCGCGCAGAATCATCTGCGGCGGCGCATCGGCACGCAGTTCCGATTGAAAGGTCGACAGGGCATCGAAAAATTTGGCCCGGATCGCCAGCTTGCGGTTGCGCGTCGCCAGTTGACCGGTCACCCGGCCCAGTTCGCGATTGGCGCGCGACAGCGATTCGCGGTACAGCTCGTTGCTGGTTTCCTCGCCAAGGCCAAGGCTCTTGGCGCGCGGCTCGACGCGGCCCATCAGGCGCAGCAGACACTTCTCGACCGACTCGGCGGTCAGGCCGACCGCGTCCAGCAGTGCGGCGCGCCCGACGGTGAACGTGTAGTTGCCGCTGTAACCGATGTGCTGCTCGCGCACCAGCACGTCGGCGAGCGTGACCAGGCTGACCAGGCGGGCATGTTTCACGTTGGCTGGCAGCGCTTGCGGCAGTTGGCCGTGGAGCCAGATCGATTCGCGCACGTTCAGCGGCAGCTGCCACTTCTCGGCCAGCCGTTTGCCGGCGATCGTGTGGTCCAGGCCGATCACGGTGCGCTCGAGGTCGGCGATGTTGCCGCGCAGCAGGTCGACCGCCTCGATTACCCGACCGAAGCTCTTGGGCAACGCCGCGTCGAGCGCGACCTTGCCCATGTCGTGCAGCAGCCCGCAGACGAACGCCTCGGATGGCGACGCCTCGCGCACCGCCGCCCCACCACCGCTGGGCTGTTCCATCAGCGCCTCGGCCAGCAGTTCGGCGCAGCACGCGACTGCGATCGAGTGCTTCCAAAATTCGTCTCGGTTTAGTTTGCTTTCCTTCGACTGGGCCGACAGCGCGTCGAACACGCTGACCGCCAGCACGGCGCTCCGCACCGCGTCGAACCCCATCAGCACGACCGCCCGCTCGACGGTGTTCACCTCACCCCGCGCCCCCACGTCGGCCCGGTGGACGAGCTGCAGGATGCGCGTCGTCAGCGCGACGTCGGCCTCGATCAGCTTCACGAGGTCCTTGGAGTGCGTCGATTCGCTGCCGGTCGCCTCCAGCACGCGCACCGCCACCGTCGGCAGCGTCGGCAGTTCCTCCAGTTGCTGGAGGATCAGCTCAACGCGTTTGCTGCGGAGATTGTTGACTGCGTCTGATGATTCCATCGCGAGACGGTGGGTGCGACTTCCGGTCGTGCCCGTTATCCGTTCTATCGTGAGGATTGATGCGAGCGCTTAAGACGATCTCCCCTACCCAGTTCGCGCCACTTAACATTCGGCGATTAATGCAGGTCCGATAACGAGACGCTGGCGTGGTTAACTGTGTTGGCCAAGCCGATCGCGGCTCCCAGCACCGCGCGGTTCGGACGAATTATCAGACGGTGGGATCATGCCTCTTGAAATATAACCATATAGGCATATCATGCATCGACATGGCAAGGGCTGCGACAACTTCAGACACCTATAACGCGATCGCTGAGCCAAGGCGTCGGCGGTTGCTAGAAGTGATCGCGGGCGAGCAGCTGGCCGTAAACGACATCGTTACGCGCCTCGGTTGGTCGCAACCGTTGGTCTCCAAGCACCTACGGGTGTTGCGCGAGGTCGGCCTCGTCGACGCGCGACATCAGAACCGGCAGAAGATCTACTCGTTGAATGCCCAAGCCCTGAAGCCAGTACACGAGTGGGTAGGCGGCTTCGAGCGGTTTTGGCGCGACCACCTGCACAACATCAAGACGAACGCGGAGCACCGCGCGGAAGCGCGCGCAGAGAAGACCCAAACATCCAATCCACCGACCAATTAACCCTACGAAGGAGAGATATTCATGATCGAGACAGCCGACCGTATTGCTGAACTCCAGTTCCGCGTCCACCAGGAGATCGACATTGCCGCGCCGCGGGCCGACGTGTTCGAGGCGATCTTTGAGGAGATCACCACGGGCATCAAGGACGCCAACGGCGGGTCGATGAACTTGCGCATCGAGCGGTGGCCAGGCGGCCGTTGGTACCGTGATCTGGGCAAAGACGTCGGGCACTTCTGGGGCCACGTGCAGGTCATCAAGCCGCCGGTGGTGCTGGAGATCTGTGGCCCGATGATGATGTCCTACCCCGTCGCCGGCCACATCGCGTACCGTTTGACCGAGACGCCCACCGGCACGCGTCTTACGCTCACGCACCGCACGTTCGGCGAAATCGACCCGGCGCACCGGGAGGGTGTGAACCAAGGCTGGGACGTGATCATGAAGGCCATCAAGACGAGGGCCCAGGGTTAAGCGATCGCTTCAACTTCAAACACAATGCCCTCGCGCGACAGCGCGAGGGCATTGTGTTTGAAGTTGAAGGTTTCCAGCCGTGCCGAGCGATTAGATCGCCAGCAGTTCCCCGATGCGCTCGATGAGCTTCTCGATGTTGAACGGCTTCTTCACGAACTCGTCGGCGCCGGCCTTCAGGAGGTCGTTGACCTCGTCCTGATTCACCACGCCCGAGACGATGATGATCTTCATGTGCTCGAAGTTGGGGTTCTTCCGGATCGTCTGGCAGACCACGTTGCCGTTGATGTCGGGCAGCATGTAGTCCAGGATGACCAGGTCGGGCATGAACTCCTGCGTCATGATGCCGGCGTCGTACCCGGTGCCCGCGGTCTTCACATCGAAGCGGCCGTCGCGCTCGAGGACGTCGACGAACAGTTCCACGATCTCCGGATCATCGTCAACGACCAGGATCTTGTGCTTGCCGCTGTCCAGCGCGTCCGGCGGGATGCCGTTGTCACGCATGAACGCGATCAGCGCCTCACGCGGAATGCGACGGAAACGGCTGCCCGGCACGCGGAATCCCTTCAACCGTCCGCTGTCGAAACAGCGGATGATCGTCTGCTGCGAGACCTTGCAGATCTCCGCCGCCTCGCCCGTGGTGAACACTGTCTTCATGGGTTCCTACCTTGGTCCAAGCCGTTCAATCCTTTACGGCTACGCGACACAACAAAATGCGCCATTTTATCCAAACTACCCATCTTCCATCGGGCGTGTTTCGGGGAGACTTGAGGTAGATGGTCGTCGCACTATCAAAATTGGTGCGGTTCGCTCGCTATCTGACGATTTTCGCAAACAATCGACACAAAACCACTCGCGCATCCTCTATATCCACTAAATCGGGCGGCACACCGCCCCCCTCGTGCACTGTTCTATGACACTTGATACAGCGGGATGTCAGTCACAGGAGGGCGATCCGCACACCATATTGTAGTCGACCATTGCCCGCGCGGCGTCTCCTCGCCGCGGTCGATCCATCAATACGGGGTGGCGCAGAGTAGCGTGGGGCAGGAATTTGCTCAAGTGCTGTTGGGATGGGGGTGCGCGTAATTCCGGAGGAATGCGCATGTAAGGACCCATGCAATAACGCAGTCCGAGATATAGCCACGGACTTGCCCGCGGACATGGTGTGGAGTTGCGAAACCTCCCGGGCAGGCCCGGGGTTATGTAAGTGCGATCAAGGTTGTTGTGTTCGACGCGACCCCCGGTCACGCGCCGGTTAAGGCCCGCCCGATGAGTTCGCGGGCTTTGTCGGGCAGGGAGAGCGTCATCGCGGCGTTGTGACCGTGGGGTGACATTTTCACCCATGTCCGCCGGACGATCTCGATGACTTTCTCGTCCTCGTGCCCAGCCGCGAAGCCCGCGAAGTAGTTTTCCAGAAAGACGAGGCAGGCGATGTCTTCCAGCGCTTGCGTCTCGGGATCGGACTTGAGCTTCTCCTTGCGCAGCAGCGCCCGCACGCGCTCGATCGTGCGGTCTTCGTACCCCACTTGCCGCAAGATTCCCTCGGCGACGTCGGCGTGAAACGTGTAGAGCCGCGTCCGCCAGCGGTGGTAACCGGCGCGGTCCATCGGGAACGAATCGCGCGGAATCTCCCATCGCCGAATGTGCTGGGCGCGAGCCGCGAGCTTTAAGGCTTCGCTGGCGCTGGGGTAAAGCTGCTGCTGCCATGCGGTCATCTGCTGCGCGTACAGCAGGGCCTTGGCGGTCTCGACACCGTCGATAATGGTGACGCTGGGATCTTCGGCATTGGCGGCATCGAAGCGGTCGAAAGCGCGTGACAGGCGGATACGGTCATCTTCGGTCATGTCATCCTGAGTATATCAGCGTGAATGGGTTCAGAGGGATGAACCATGAAGACTCGAATGGGAGCCCTTTGTTCTCCAAAGCCCTTCATTTACGTATACTAGCGTGACAAGGCAGGATGGGAGCAGGGAAGGAGCCGTGCGTGGCTAAGAGATCGCCGTTACTGGAAAAACTGGATGAGGTCCGCGAGCGGATCGCCGCCGCCGCCATCAAGGCCAAGCGCGAGCCGGCGGAGGTGACGCTCGTCGCCGTCACGAAGACCGCAGGCCCGGAGCAGATCCGCGAGATCCTGCAGCTGGGCGTCGCCGACCTGGCCGAGAACCGCGTGCAGCAGCTGACCCAGCGGGCCAGCCAGCTCAACGAGTTCCTCACGCGCCGCCTGCAGCACGGCGACGCCACGGTGCCGCAGAAGATTCGCTGGCACATGATCGGTCACCTGCAGCGCAACAAGGTCAAGCCGATCCTGCCGCTCGTCAGCCTGATCCACAGCGTCGACAGTTTGCGCCTGGCTGAGGAAATCGACGCCGCCGGCGCCAAAGTCGGCCGGAAGATCCCCGTGCTGCTCCAGTTGAACGCCAGCGAGGAATCGCAAAAGTCCGGCGTCGCCGTCGGGGCCGCGGTTCACCTGGCAGAGCAGATCGACTCGATGGAGAACGTGCAGTTGACCGGCCTGATGACCATGGCCGCGTTCGAAGCGACCGAGGCCGAGGTGCGCCAGACCTTCAGCCGCACGCGCGAGATCTTCGAAGAGATGAAGTGGAACAAGATCGGCGGGACCGCCCTTCGCCACCTCAGCATGGGCATGAGCAACGACTTCGAACATGCCATCGCCGAGGGCAGCACGATGGTGCGCATCGGCAGCCTGCTGTTCGGTGGCAAGAGCTGGGACGGGGCCGCGGAAGACGAAAAGTGATGATCTGGTCCCTCTCCCATGGACTCGTGGGAGAGGTGAGGATGATTTGAAGTAACCAATAACCAATGACCAAACCCGAATGACCAATCAAATCCCAATGAACAATGTCCAATGGGAAATCTTCATTGGACATTGGTGCTTGGGCATTCATTGGTCATTCGGGTTTGGTCATTGGTCATTGGTCATTGTCATCGCTCGTCGTTCGAAGCACCCTCACCTAACCTCTCCCGGCGTACCGGGAGAGGGA from Tepidisphaeraceae bacterium includes the following:
- a CDS encoding SRPBCC domain-containing protein, translating into MIETADRIAELQFRVHQEIDIAAPRADVFEAIFEEITTGIKDANGGSMNLRIERWPGGRWYRDLGKDVGHFWGHVQVIKPPVVLEICGPMMMSYPVAGHIAYRLTETPTGTRLTLTHRTFGEIDPAHREGVNQGWDVIMKAIKTRAQG
- a CDS encoding metalloregulator ArsR/SmtB family transcription factor, which translates into the protein MARAATTSDTYNAIAEPRRRRLLEVIAGEQLAVNDIVTRLGWSQPLVSKHLRVLREVGLVDARHQNRQKIYSLNAQALKPVHEWVGGFERFWRDHLHNIKTNAEHRAEARAEKTQTSNPPTN
- a CDS encoding DUF4202 domain-containing protein; its protein translation is MTEDDRIRLSRAFDRFDAANAEDPSVTIIDGVETAKALLYAQQMTAWQQQLYPSASEALKLAARAQHIRRWEIPRDSFPMDRAGYHRWRTRLYTFHADVAEGILRQVGYEDRTIERVRALLRKEKLKSDPETQALEDIACLVFLENYFAGFAAGHEDEKVIEIVRRTWVKMSPHGHNAAMTLSLPDKARELIGRALTGA
- a CDS encoding YggS family pyridoxal phosphate-dependent enzyme — protein: MAKRSPLLEKLDEVRERIAAAAIKAKREPAEVTLVAVTKTAGPEQIREILQLGVADLAENRVQQLTQRASQLNEFLTRRLQHGDATVPQKIRWHMIGHLQRNKVKPILPLVSLIHSVDSLRLAEEIDAAGAKVGRKIPVLLQLNASEESQKSGVAVGAAVHLAEQIDSMENVQLTGLMTMAAFEATEAEVRQTFSRTREIFEEMKWNKIGGTALRHLSMGMSNDFEHAIAEGSTMVRIGSLLFGGKSWDGAAEDEK
- a CDS encoding HDOD domain-containing protein yields the protein MESSDAVNNLRSKRVELILQQLEELPTLPTVAVRVLEATGSESTHSKDLVKLIEADVALTTRILQLVHRADVGARGEVNTVERAVVLMGFDAVRSAVLAVSVFDALSAQSKESKLNRDEFWKHSIAVACCAELLAEALMEQPSGGGAAVREASPSEAFVCGLLHDMGKVALDAALPKSFGRVIEAVDLLRGNIADLERTVIGLDHTIAGKRLAEKWQLPLNVRESIWLHGQLPQALPANVKHARLVSLVTLADVLVREQHIGYSGNYTFTVGRAALLDAVGLTAESVEKCLLRLMGRVEPRAKSLGLGEETSNELYRESLSRANRELGRVTGQLATRNRKLAIRAKFFDALSTFQSELRADAPPQMILRAIGQIAVEVLGLSCVGVFSLPPTQAFAETLLLNADGQVFDTTFIDCTGPRPTHPDPGDGPVMAAPKQLDWLTEAVSPRLPGSDRFWICLGADNQCVGGVVWGAGVGEAQRLSTQVQEITAIAGGWSLALRTAQIREEARTLAEQLADANRRLHNAQAEIVRGKAMISVGEMAGGAAHEMNNPLAVISGRSQLLAMQLTDPKQKHAASLIYDQSHRLSEIITELMDFAKPVPPKPTVCEISDLVGRAIHDAKLLDETPDRDIEITIGDVPQVEVDPEQVSAALREVIGNSIQATEEGAGRIDVHAAFDALSNRVVLTIADNGCGMDDETLKRAFAPFFSSRRAGRRRGMGLAKAMRWVECSGGAIHLESRPGQGARMTVLLPAVQAHAEPVQETRRLA
- a CDS encoding response regulator, whose protein sequence is MKTVFTTGEAAEICKVSQQTIIRCFDSGRLKGFRVPGSRFRRIPREALIAFMRDNGIPPDALDSGKHKILVVDDDPEIVELFVDVLERDGRFDVKTAGTGYDAGIMTQEFMPDLVILDYMLPDINGNVVCQTIRKNPNFEHMKIIIVSGVVNQDEVNDLLKAGADEFVKKPFNIEKLIERIGELLAI